Part of the Streptomyces sp. WMMC500 genome is shown below.
GGCCCTCCTGCGCGCCCATCTCTCCGCCGCGTCGTCGTACGGTCACCTCACCCCCCACTGCGCCGTCTGCAGCCGCCTGCTGCGGCTGGCGATGGAGTCGGCGCCGCCGGAGACCGCGGACGCGAACGACGCGGCGACGGCAGACGACGCGGCAGACACGGCCGAGCCGGACGGGGCAACGCTCCCGACCTAGGGCAGAAGTTGACGGGGGGTCATTATCG
Proteins encoded:
- a CDS encoding DUF6274 family protein → MTTTARHETKALLRAHLSAASSYGHLTPHCAVCSRLLRLAMESAPPETADANDAATADDAADTAEPDGATLPT